A genomic segment from Panulirus ornatus isolate Po-2019 chromosome 7, ASM3632096v1, whole genome shotgun sequence encodes:
- the LOC139749640 gene encoding uncharacterized protein isoform X2: MITWAGLAQVIMQEELLELHDDHSAHDIHDDHSACDVHMMIILHVVYTMIMIILHVMYTMMMIILHMMYAIVIILHVMYTMTIILHMMYTMMIILYVMYTMMIIPHVMYTMMIILQIMYTVIILHVMYTMMKIILHVIYTMMKIILHVMYTMMIILHMMYTMMIILHMMYTMMIILHMMYTMMIILHVMYSMIMIILHMMYTMMIILYVMYIMMMIILPMMYTMMIILYVMYIMMMIILPMMYTMMIILHVMYTMMIILHMICIMNSDDHSACDVHHDGHHSGHDMMYTMILIILHMIYTMILIILHMMYTMMIILHVMYTMMIIWHMMIILHMMYTMMIILHDIHDDHSAHDVHHDDHCA, encoded by the coding sequence ATGATCACTTGGGCTGGGCTGGCACAGGTTATCATGCAGGAAGAGCTGCTAGAACTCCATGATGATCATTCTGCACATGATATACATGATGATCATTCTGCATGTGATGTACACATGATGATCATTCTGCATGTGGTGTAcaccatgataatgatcattctgCATGTGATGtacactatgatgatgatcattctgCACATGATGTATGCCATAGTGATCATTTTGCATGTGATGTACACCATGACGATCATTCTGCACATGATGTACACCATGATGATCAttctgtatgtgatgtacaccATGATGATCATTCCACATGTGATGTACACCATGATGATCATTCTACAAATTATGTACACCGTGATCATTCTGCATGTGATGTACACCATGATGAAGATCATTCTGCATGTGATATACACCATGATGAAGATCATTCTGCATGTGATGTACACCATGATGATCATTCTGCACATGATGTACACCATGATGATCATTCTGCACATGATGTACACCATGATGATCATTTTGCACATGATGTACACCATGATGATCATTCTGCATGTGATGTACAgcatgataatgatcattctgCATATGATGTacacaatgatgatcattctgtatgtgatgtacatcatgatgatgataattctgcccatgatgtacaccatgatgatcattctgtatgtgatgtacatcatgatgatgataattctgCCCATGATGTACACCATGATGATCATTCTGCATGTGATGTACACCATGATGATCATTCTGCACATGATTTGCATCATGAATTCAGATGATCATTCTGCATGTGATGTACACCATGATGGTCATCATTCTGGACATGACATGATGTACACCATGATACTTATCATTCTGCACATGATATACACCATGATACTGATCATTCTGCACATGATGTACACCATGATGATCATTCTGCATGTGATGTATACCATGATGATCATTTGGCACATGATGATCATTCTGCACATGATGTACACCATGATGATCATTCTGCATGATATACATGATGATCATTCTGCACATGATGTACACCATGATGATCATTGTGCATGA